A genomic segment from Nitrospirota bacterium encodes:
- a CDS encoding M4 family metallopeptidase produces the protein MFKECKCSYVPPFVLENLVRAGIEGARLAIHQSELSREKRSAKVVDMEVFTGVTTAPPGTASRQVYDCQNKWTQRVKLVRGEGDPVTGDDAVNDTYDYSATVRDYYKNVLNRNSIDNLGMNLILNVHFGVKYMNAFWDGDEMTFGDGDGNIFVNFTKSLDVVAHELTHGVTQFTANLKYYSQSGALNEHFSDVFGSVITQYQEKQTADNADWLIGDEIMGPELYGEALRSMKAPGTAYDNPLMGKDPQPDHMKDYYSGSGDNQGVHINSGIPNKAFYLVAMDIGTDKAALIWYTALQKLWSTAVFNDAVKITVEAARLLIKDGKAPKGATQTVRAAFKAVGLPH, from the coding sequence ATGTTTAAGGAATGTAAATGTAGCTATGTTCCCCCATTTGTCCTTGAGAACCTGGTGAGGGCTGGGATTGAGGGAGCCCGTTTAGCCATTCATCAAAGCGAACTGAGCCGTGAAAAAAGAAGTGCCAAGGTTGTGGATATGGAAGTGTTTACAGGGGTTACTACTGCACCTCCAGGTACAGCATCCCGGCAGGTTTATGACTGTCAGAATAAATGGACACAAAGAGTTAAACTCGTCAGGGGTGAGGGCGATCCCGTTACCGGTGACGATGCTGTGAACGACACCTACGACTACAGTGCAACTGTTCGGGACTACTACAAGAATGTATTAAACAGGAATTCTATCGATAACCTCGGCATGAACCTGATCCTCAATGTACACTTCGGTGTTAAATATATGAATGCCTTCTGGGATGGTGATGAGATGACATTCGGTGATGGTGATGGCAATATCTTTGTGAATTTCACAAAATCCCTTGATGTGGTAGCTCATGAGTTGACACACGGAGTTACACAGTTCACGGCTAACCTGAAATATTATAGTCAATCAGGAGCCCTGAATGAACATTTCTCGGATGTCTTTGGTTCCGTGATCACACAATATCAAGAGAAACAAACTGCAGATAATGCGGACTGGCTGATTGGCGATGAGATTATGGGGCCGGAACTATATGGAGAGGCATTACGTTCCATGAAGGCCCCGGGAACAGCTTATGACAATCCACTCATGGGTAAGGACCCACAGCCGGATCATATGAAGGACTATTACTCAGGGTCTGGTGATAATCAGGGGGTTCATATCAACAGCGGCATCCCAAACAAGGCGTTTTACCTTGTTGCAATGGATATCGGAACCGATAAGGCAGCACTGATATGGTATACCGCACTACAAAAACTTTGGAGCACAGCGGTCTTTAACGATGCTGTTAAAATAACGGTAGAGGCTGCACGGCTTCTTATAAAGGACGGAAAAGCACCTAAGGGCGCAACACAGACGGTGCGGGCGGCATTCAAAGCAGTAGGGCTTCCACATTAG
- a CDS encoding sigma-54 dependent transcriptional regulator codes for MHTLSQSKDTTFNSRDALDRECESAKKALKREFGLRQILGRSRVVQELHEKIDRISACDVNVLISGETGTGKELAARAIHYLSCRAGKPFIPLNCGAIPENLFENELFGHAKGAFTDAGLQQVGLVKEAECGTLFLDEIGSVSPYIQIKFLRLLQDSEYKPLGDSKFQKADIRIIAATNKDLAGLVKEGTFREDLFYRLNIVSIFIPPLRKRKEDVPILVEHFTRKYSREYNKEIKEITDDAMDMFISYPWPGNIRELENKVQQLIVMSTSSVISAGDIQLPASEATAKEIETEYFKVAKERAINAFEKNYLSNLLTEHRGDMVSAARKSGKSRTALWNLLRKHNLSPKHFRY; via the coding sequence TTAAGCGAGAGTTTGGACTAAGACAGATCCTGGGCAGAAGCAGGGTAGTACAGGAACTCCATGAAAAGATAGATCGTATATCCGCATGTGATGTCAATGTCTTGATATCCGGCGAGACCGGAACAGGAAAAGAACTGGCAGCCAGGGCTATTCATTATCTGAGCTGCAGGGCTGGCAAGCCCTTTATTCCTCTAAATTGCGGTGCTATTCCGGAAAACCTTTTTGAAAACGAACTCTTTGGTCATGCAAAGGGTGCCTTTACAGATGCTGGTCTTCAACAGGTTGGACTTGTGAAGGAGGCTGAGTGCGGTACGCTGTTTCTGGACGAGATAGGTTCGGTCAGTCCCTACATCCAGATAAAATTTCTCCGTTTGCTGCAGGATAGTGAGTATAAACCTCTTGGAGACTCCAAGTTCCAAAAGGCTGATATTAGAATAATTGCTGCAACAAACAAAGACCTTGCAGGACTTGTTAAAGAGGGAACTTTCAGGGAGGACCTCTTCTACAGGTTGAATATAGTTTCCATATTTATACCCCCTCTGCGCAAGAGAAAGGAAGACGTTCCAATTCTGGTTGAGCACTTTACAAGGAAATACTCAAGGGAATACAACAAAGAGATAAAGGAAATAACAGACGATGCCATGGACATGTTTATCTCATATCCATGGCCAGGAAATATCAGAGAACTTGAGAACAAGGTCCAGCAGCTAATTGTGATGTCCACCTCCTCAGTAATAAGTGCTGGAGATATCCAACTACCTGCAAGCGAAGCAACTGCTAAGGAAATAGAGACAGAATATTTTAAGGTGGCTAAGGAAAGGGCCATTAATGCTTTTGAAAAAAACTACCTGTCCAATCTCCTGACAGAACACAGAGGAGATATGGTCAGTGCTGCCAGAAAGTCAGGAAAGAGTCGTACAGCCCTCTGGAACCTGCTCAGGAAGCACAACCTCTCCCCAAAACATTTCCGCTACTGA